The Osmerus mordax isolate fOsmMor3 chromosome 5, fOsmMor3.pri, whole genome shotgun sequence DNA window accctctccctctgtctttgccGCTttgtcactcactctctttacacatccatcatcctctctccttttgcaccccccccgctcccatctccttctctcattctctctgcttctgtccacctatccccacctctcctctccccctcttcctctcctatccccacctctcctctcttcctctcctatccccacctcctcccctccccgctcatcccccacccctcccccttctcttctcccctccccctcctcctgtcacgCAGGTGCGTTCCAGATCAGTCGTCAGATCAAGGCCCACGACGGCAGCGTGTTCACGCTGTGTCAGATGAGGAATGGGACCCTGCTGACTGGGGGGGGCAAGGACCACAAGATCATCCTCTGGGATCACGACCTCAACCCCGAGAGGGACATcgaggtacacacgcacacacacacacacacacggatgtacgcgcacacacacatgcgcgcacacacactcacggtcCCCGGTCTCACTCTACAATAAAACAGCACAGTTTTGACTGTAATTGTTCACCAATGTAGGTCCCAGATCAATATGGAACCATCCGTGCTGTGGCCGAGGGCAAGGGGGAGCAGTTTCTGGTGGGCACCTCCCGCAACTTCATCCTGAGGGGGACGTTCAACGATGGGTTCCAGGTGGAGGTGCAGGTAGGAGACATCTGCTTTCAGTCTTCTTGCTCCTGCAAATCCGTTTAGATAAAGAGAGGACCACATCCTGTGTCACATATTGGTGACCCCTCACCTTTGgaactctctgtcactctcaggGTCACACAGATGAGCTTTGGGGTCTGGCGTCGCACCCCTACAGGGACCTGTTCCTCACCTGTGCCCAGGACAGACAGGTGTGCCTCTGGAACTCTGTAGACCACTCCCTGGAATGGAGCCGGCTCCTGGATGTAAGCCTCcgcacccctgacccctgacccccccccccccccccccctcctgactGCAGACACCTCTCTGGCACATGCTCACATTATTATCATGAGTTTGAATGTGTTCTCCACTCGCTCATAATCTTTGttgctttctcttgctctctctgttctctgcatttctttctctctctctctctctctctctctctctctctctctctctctctctctctctctctctctctttctcctttctcaggAGCATGGTCACTGTGCAGACTTCCATCCCAGTGGGGCTGTGGTTGCCATCGGCACCCACTCAGGAAAGTAAGTTCCGCTGCCTCCCCCTATACCCTCTCGTCTCTATCCCCATCTTTGTCCGCATGTGGATGAGACCATTTTCACACATCCCCGCCCCTATTCTCTTCTCCCAGATGGTATGCTCTGGACGCAGAGACGAGGGACCTGGTCGGCATCCACACAGACGGCAACGAGCAGCTGTCCGTCATGCGCTTCTCCCTAGGTTGGTGTAGTCCCAGACGTTTGCCCTCCTTTCCATTGGATGGGGGTTGGATGTACTGTaggctcagccaatcagagaagctgtgagtgatgatgatgatgatgattgttgTTCCTGGTTGTTGTCCTCAGACGGCACCCTGTTGGCAGTGGGATCACATGACAACTTCATTTACCTCTATACCGTGGCGGAGAAGGGACGCAAGTACAGCCGATACGGAAAGTGCTCTGTGagtccacagtgtgtgtgtgtttgtgttccttccttggtgtgtgtgtgtgtgtgtgtctctctttttctgtgtctttgtgtgttttgtgtatctgTACATTTTTATGGCTTggtcactttgtgtgtgtgtgtgtgtgtgtgtatatgtttatttGAGCTGTGTTGTGTTCCTTTAAGGACACAGTGTCTTGTTCTGGGTTGTatctgagaggagagcagagggagtggTGTAGTATGCAGCAGAGACAGAGGTCTTTACATTACAACTGGAGCCTTATGAAACATGCCCCATCAAACTGACTTACACAGGATATTCTGctatgtgtgtggcgtgtgtgtgtgtgtgtgtggtgtgtgtgtgttagttggcGTGTGGCCTTGGGGAGTGCTTGTGCCTCCCAGCTGGATTTCTCCAAAAGCGATGCCTTCACAGACTGTTAATCATCGAGGCAGCCACAGGCCCAGCAGATAAAAGGAGAGAGTTGTAACAgtcatattttgtgtgtgtgtgtgtgtgtgtgtatgtatgtgtgttcccAGCAGGCTAGAGGTAAAGGTTAGTAGAGCATGACCAGGACTAGAGCTGACCCCAACAGGCCCAGACTCCACAAGGCTGTGTGAATCACTACACTGACAcatacacgcgcgcacacacagacacagacacacacacacacacagttgtcttAAGCCCACCCTGGTCTCCACTTGGCTGCTGCTCAGTCTGCGGTCTTTGtcttctcttccactctctctctctctctctctctctctccctctctctctctctctctctccctccctccctccctctccgtctctgcctctttctcctcctccctcttcctctctctcctctctgccataGTAGGTGTATGGtcatgtgtgtgcttggtgtTAACATCAAGCCCGTGCCTGTGACAGGTGGTCCAGTTGTGGTTCATGTGTCTCAGACATCAGTCCCTCCTCAGGATGGACGCGACCACGGTGGTCTGTCTTGCTGTACTGTAGGTTGTCTGTGGTGCCAGGTCACATGACTTGGATAGCTCCCATGCTGCCTTGCTGTGCAGCCACAGTGTTGCTCTCCAACACATTGTACCTCAGGTACGACCATATGTCCTCTACCACACGTTCTACCACACGCATGAATCTGATTTcaaaaccctgtgtgtgtgtttgaggtaagCGTGATTCACATTTGTACTGTTTGTGTGGGAAAGTGATTTCAGCAGCTGTTGGGTGTCTCGCCGTAAATCAACGGCATtcctttctgtgtctgtctgtgcgagTAGcgtcgcttgtgtgtgtgtgtgtgtgtgtgtgtgtgtgtgtgtgtgtgtgtgtgtgtgtgtgtgtgggtgtgccagAGCCTAGTGTGTTGGAAGGAAGCCTGTAGACTCATAAGAAACCAAACAAAGTACCGAAAGAGGCCAACAAAACATCCCTCCCTGAACTTGAGTATGGgggaggatacacacacacacacgcacacagacacacacacgatctaACATTCCACGTTTGGGATGCACAGGGTTGCCTCCCTGCATGCAAGGCCTCTGTGCAGATGGAGGCTTTTCAAAGCAGCTTCTCCTCCCGTGCAGTCTGACGGCCCCAGACTATAAGTCTGACCCACTGTCATCAACTGACCATGTCCTCATTTCTCCTCCAAcctgtttctcctctcccccctctctctctcctctacctcgcctttctcctcttcctcctctcttctctctcttgcctccctcgcctttctctcctccctctcctttccctccctccccctttctttcctctcttctcctgtgtcGTTTCCAGGGACATTCCAGCTACATCACACACCTTGACTTCTCCCCCGACAACAAGTTCATCATGTCCAACTCGGGAGACTATGAAATCCTCTACTGTAAGTGTTGGCATCTGCTAGCAGTCCATCCATGTTTCTGCCCATCGTTTggccgtgcctgtgtgtgtccccggTGAGCTCACGAGGCTGTGCTGTGTTCAGGGGACATTCCAAACGGGTGCAAGCTGATCCGAAACCGCTCCGAGTGTAAGGACATCGAGTGGGCCACCTACACCTGCGTCCTGGGCTTCCACGTCTTTGgtcagtacctgtgtgtgtgtgtgtgtgtgtgtgttttcttgtccTATAGGGATTCCTGATACAGAATGTCTCTCCTTGAAGCCTCACCCTACACAGCTTCATACTGTTCTGGTTTTGGCATGTGTTGTCTTTGATGTGGCCATATAAATTGTTGAGTACATGGCTGTTGAGTGCATGGCCGGTCCCTGACGATGGTTCTGTGTGGCCTGCTCCTACTGCACAAATCCTGTGGTTCTCAATCACACGCACTCCCTCCGGCTCGTCTTtcgagtttctctctctctttgtgtctccctGTGACTCCGTcctggtttctctctctgttcctacatcctcttctctctctctccctctgatttTGAGCAGCCATACACATTTGGGAACATAATGGTTCTAATTAGTAGTGTCCTTTCTTTTAGCTCTCTGATTCTAGAAGAGAGCACATGACTATGTTCTAGTCTCTCTGGTGTGTCATATGCTACTGTGTCTCCCTCTTTGCCTCTCAcacatccacctctctctctcgctctctctctctctctctctctttgtctccttctttctttacttctcttctcctgtcagtGCAGCCCCTAGTCTTCAATAATGGAGAGGCTACGGCAGCCCCCTACTCCACATAGCTCAGCTCTTTATGAGGCTGGAAAAAGAATTCACTCTTGACTTTCAGATTCCACAGTTCTCAGCCAGTAGCAAATCGGCCAGCCACTGACTGGAACTGATAGGACCCCCGAGAACtaagattgtatgtgtgtgtgaagtgatcactatttatttgtacgtgtgtgtgtgtgtgtgtgtgtgtgcatttgtgaacGTGAGGGCAAAGAATTGTAGGGTCTCATGTCCCGTGTGTGTTTCTAGAGTTGGTGTGCCCCCTTGTGGTATATATGTGACATGGACCCTTGCATTTCATTTGGAGTATAGGTGTGTCTTCGCTTGTGTGtcctccaacatcttgtgtgtgtgtgtttgtgtgcctgtgtgtctgtgtgtgtgtggggactctCCTCCAGGGGTGTGGCCTGAGGGTTCAGACGGCACAGACATCAACGCCCTGATCAGATCCCACAACAGGAAGGTGATCGCCCTGGCTGACGACTTCTGCAAAGTGCACCTGTTTGCCTACCCCTGCTCCAGACCCAAGGTCAGACCTGCAACCTGGGACCTCATGACCATATGTTATCCTTTTTGCTTAACTAGAATTACTATCTCACTCTCTAGTCTCCGATTTCCCAACGCCATGTGTTGGGCGTGTGTTAACCCTATCTTACCCACCCAcctgacctccacccctctcgtcctctcccccaggcccccagccaCAAGTACAGCGCCCACAGCAGTCACGTGACCAACGTGACCTTCATGCACAACGACAGCCACCTGGTGTCGACCGGAGGGAAGGACACCAGCATCATGCAGTGGCGCCTGGTGGAGAAGACGCCCTCGTTGGTCCCCAgtgactcctccctctctctgggagaGGGGCTCCATAACTCCACCCCCCGCGGCGTCCCACTGGTGCCCCAGATGCCCACAGAGCTGTCCCTACCCCCCTTCACTCTGACTCCCAATGCCCCTCTTCCGTGCAGCGTGGCCACGCCTCCCACGACGCCCACTGAGCTCCCCGTGCCCACGGCCAACGGACAGCAGGAGAACTCCCTGGAAACCCCATCCCCCTCCGACTTGACCCCGCCCCGCTCCgagtccacccctcccccctccgatAGCACGCTGAGCGCGAAGGACAGCCTGGACCCCAGCGACGACACGGCCACGCCTAGCGACGAGGGCCGCcctttcacccctccctcctaagAGAGGCGTCTCAGAGCGCTCTCTTGCTCAGCACTCTCTCTGGTGGTCCCTGGTTGTAACTGCGTCTCTCAGGTGGAGCGCAGCTGGCCTCAGCATGTGTTCAGGTTTCTGTTGTTCTTTTTTAGCTCCTTTTCGTGCTCTCTTCTCTTTTGTGTTTATTGGACAAGCATGGAGGGTGTCAGGGAGAGGAAGCTGTACGTTTGGCTCTTGTATTGATCAAttttttagatactttttttttgtgtggtaGTTTGTGAGGAGAGAATGTTGTGGTTATTTTGGGTCATGCGGTTGATTAGAGAGTATGGAATCTCTTGGAGAGTTAGACGTTCACAGTTAGACGACACATCtgatacagagacacaaacactagCACTCAATCGGACACTaatccataacacacacactcatggtcaCATTTGTTTCTATGGCGGGACCTTCAGTAGATTATACCATGGGGTGGGTTTATCACAGATAGACTGGTCCTACAAGCAGACAGGAAGATGATCccgtctttgtctgtctctagcAATTCTGCTTTAGGAGCTGAGCTAGGGGACAGCCAGGCAACCCCTGGCAACCACTCTCCTCAGTACCACTCTCTCCTATCCTACCATCAGGCTGCTGTCTCAAGGCTCtggtgttgccatggaaacagatACTTTAGCTACAGTCTTTCTGACCAAGTTGTACACGCACCTGCAATAAATCAGCATTTCATAGACAAaggtaggaccacacacacGTTTTCCTATCAGCCTGCAGTTTCaatcaggtatgtgtgtgtatgttatgtgtgtgtgtgtgtgtgggtgcatgcatgcgtgtgtgcgcaaGTAAGAAACCCCTGCAGACTGCTTCTCCTAGGCAATAAGCAGTTCTCTCTGGTAGAGGTTGCATGTTGCTCATCACTCTAGCCTTTCTGCAGTTAcagcaaaaaacaaacaaaaacaaaaaaactgtcCTGAAAGACTTCCTGTGTCTGAGGGCCCATAATGCTGCACGGCGGAATTCTCTCGACACCTGCATTACACGCATCAATAAGACCTGCATTTTTGGTTTGAGTTTCCCCTGCCACCTTCATATTGGACTGCTTTCTCTTAAAATAAGCTTTTTCTTGGGACTGTGTCATCACTCCATTCAACGGACTGCAACGTTAAAAGAAGAGAAGTCTTAATGGTGTGTGAGCCGCCGTTTACACGTTTGTGTCATTCCGGAGGAGGGCGTGGCCAGCTACCCCCaactccctccccaacccccacccacccaacccccacccactcctttcctcccccatagtcaacccccccccccccccccccccccccgctgaaaCTCAGGACTGACTAATGCTCACAGAGTACACAGCCAGCAGGGCAcacggaagagagagatagacagagagagagagagagatagacagagagagagagagagagagagagagagggggggggggggggagtgggcttCTCTGCTGCAgccgtctctccttctctggctgcctggctggaagGGGCTCCTCTGTTCTTCATGTGGATGAGGAAGGACGGAAATTAAGAGTGTTCTACTTCTCATAACAGTACACCTTTTCTACATCCATAGACATGGTGAAGGGGAATCTTTTTTATCGTAAAAAAATGTATATCTGTAAATGCAAAACAATGGCTTTGTTACTTGCCCAGGATATCATGATGGGATGATTTGTCAAGTCAAGAATGTCTTCAGCGAGGTCATGTTTTACCATGGGTTGGGTTTGGTCAGAGAGGAAAGGATCTTGTAAAAAAGGCTTGGTCATTGAAGTTAGAAGGAGCATGTTTGGTCTCACACAGAGCGAGGGGGCTGGAATAAGGGACTGTAGGTACAGGGAAATTCATGATTGAGTTATGTGATGGGTTAGGTGACAGTGACCGGGTATTGACGTTGAAGTAAAGATGTAGTGTAACTTAGACACAGCAAGAGGGGCCCAAAGTTGTTGACATGCTTTACCACTGTTGGCCTCTGTCAGACTTTCAACTGGTCCACAAAAATCTTCTTTACCTTTATATGCTTTGTCATGTtcagacttttttttcttcttcaaattAACTgcttgtgttttctcctttttcgAATGCTTTAGGTTGCAGAACACATTTTAATGGGTTATGTCCTGTAGTTTCTTCCTGTGATTCTGTTGTGTAGCTTTAGTGTCAGTGGGACTTGCTTTCCCAGAatgccctgtgtgtgagtgcatgaaaGTCAAAGTTGAAAGACGTGAAACAATTTTTAACTCCTTATAGTAACTCCAAAGGCCTCATTACGTTATTTCTGAAGTGGCAGAGATCGTTTTCTTTCAGagttctcctcctgcctctctagtTTTCTCAAGATAGAAGTTGGTGTCCTGGGGCTCATTTACCACACCCATCCCTTTTGTACATTCAGGTGTGGCTACTTTATGTATATAATGGTATGCCTGTGTTTATATTTCATGTCCATGCCGTCCTCTGCCTTGCAGCTTCCACAATTGAATCATTCTCCGTTTTCAccactagggggggggggggggtctactcCTCGAGCTCAACCACAGGCAGAGTCGCTCTCGAAGGGAGTCTTCATATACTTTGACCAGGTGGTGTCATGAATAATTGTCTTCAATGTGGTCTTTCCAGGGCAGGTTGTCATAGTGTGGGACTGTGAACTGGCTCTCAGAGTGCCTCCACCCACTGTTTTTGTAAATGGGGAATTTGTATAACTACAGTGTGTCCACAGCCATTCAGCCTGTGAGTGGGTATTGGTGGTGGTCTACATATGAGAGGCCTACAGCAAATAACGTCCTTTTGAATGTTTCTCTGATGCATTGCCTTGCCATATGAAATATCCACAAAAGAGGGATCGGTCAAagggggtggaaggggtggTCTTGCCTGGGTCAGTTAAGGTTATATTTGATAGGAATAGGTGTTTGTAAAGTTAAGCTAACAGGAACACTAGTGTCTTTTGTGGGGGGCCTTGAGTTGGATTGTGAGCGTTCGGGTCCTTCAGAGTGTTAGAAGTCTGCCCTCCATGTATGTCAATGCGTCCATCCATCTCTGTTTTTAAGGGTTGTCTTTTTGTCGTGAAGGTTTTGTACAGAAGCATGTGCCTGATTTCAGTTGGGCTagtatccaaaacacacaaaagagagatagagaggggcaggagagagggttaAATATCAAACGTTTCTTTTGGATGGCTTGAAAAATTCTTCCTCTCAGTCCTGTGAATGTACACTCATGTGTCCTAAAgaaggggctggggagggcggGAGTGGAGGGGGTTCTCCAGGAGCAGAACGGTTGGCACTCGTTGGGCCATGTCCACCATCCAAGAGTGCACAGGTGGGCCACTTTTGTGTTCATCAAGTCATGGAATACcattgggggtggggtgggctaggggagggggggggggggttgttagaCATGACAAACATTTTGTGATATCCAGAGAATATGTGGTCATGACCATACAtgttaatgatgatgatgttgatgatgacAGTGATGTCGAAAAGTAATGACGTTGATATGActgatgggaaaaaaaaaatggaagaaaaatagaagaagaaaaaagttgTTTCACGTAACAATGTTTGAGCCAATTTGTCTCTCATGCATTCCTGTCAAATGACAGAAAAATACTGAagattacaaaaataaaaagatttaaaaaaaactttaacattttaaaactgttttacatttacatttagcagatgctcttatccagagcgacttacagtaagtacagggacattcccccgaggcaagtagggtgaagtgccttgcccaaggacacaacgtcagttggcatgaccgggaatcgaactggcaaccttcggattactagcccgattccctcaccactcagccacctgacaatgTTAGACATGTTAGATGACAATGTTTTACTGCCACACATTGGTGATGGTTAAATGTTAAAATAAAGGTgacattttaaaaagaaaagGAATGTTTTTGTGTGAAAGAAGTTCCATGTCGTTCTGATACCATGCAGTTGGACTTTcccccagagacagagagagtcactAAAAGTGTGTTTGTCTAGATCCTGCACTATTGACTCACTAGAACAGATAAATCAATGTGTCTCCAAAGCATACAGAACCACcctggacatgtgtgtgtgcgtgcgtgcttcaGGGAAGGAAAGGAACCTCTACacgacacacaaatgcacatccCTTTCAAGAATGACTGGACATGACAATCTCATACTAAATACATTTCTCAACTTTATTGTGAGATGACACTTGACATAAAGTTGAATTTAGTAACATAGGCATTTTTTTTCCAAATACATTGATCAACAATTGTGACGGTCAGGTACCCCCTGGTGTTGATTCTAGGCATTACATCTGTTCTTGAAGCAACATGACCAGCCAGGCCGATCGCAGAACTCCAGCCTGGCACACCCTTTCTCACCCGTTTCTAGGAGAAAAATACACAGGAGGTTAGAGGGCATGTGAGACCATTGACTTCTGTTATTAGTCTATTCCTCATAATCCACAAATATTCCAAAGATGTGTGCTTATGTCACACAGTATGTTATCCCGGCGACTTTTGAAATGAAAGTGTGTTACTTACCCCTGGTGTAGCACGCTTGCTCTACTTTACTAGAGCACTGGAGCACCTGGTTCCTCACCATGAGGAAGTCCTCACCATAGCACTCGATGGTAAACTGTTGAGCTGCAGCACAGGAAGGAGAGCAAATCTCCGGGGTCATGCTCCTGCCTGCTTTTTAGATATGACGgcacatgttttgtgtgtgtgtgcgtgtgtgtctgtaggtagtgtatataagtgtgtttgtgcgtgggtgtatgtgtttgtcataCCTGTgcacagcagaggcagcagcagcactaAGACCAGGTAAGCTTTCATCGTTCTTCACTTGGTAGAAGGTGGACTTGGCTGTGTGAGATTCAGAGAGACTGATGTTCACTGAGACAACCCTTGCTTTTATACtctgttgtgtttacacactcaCAGGGTTATGTAAGTTTATTGGCAAGTATTGTGATGTTTTTCCAACTGTCATGTTTACTGTCTCTTTCTTAGTCAGATATGATCAAGgcctgaagcagacagtgttctTTTGTGTTTTCTTTATCCCTAGGCAACGTCATGAGATCATGTTTACTTTATTTCATTAAGTCTTTATTAGTCGGACATAATCAGAAGTCCATGAGTATGCAAAGCAACATTTCCGAATACATACACAGTATAACATTGTTTCAATAGAAAATCCTGTTTGTTTAATACACAGTTAATTGAAagacagaaacaaaaaaaataacagGAGATACAGGAGACAGGAAAAAGCTtagtcattcttttttttttcttttcttcattctTTGTTTTGGTCATCCTCCCCAATGTCAATAACCACAGACACTTTGGCAGGGCAAATTTTCAGGGGCTCGGCATTGCGACCGGCATCGCTCACACATGGAGAGAAGTAGGGCAGCAGCCTCTCTGTGAACTTGCCTTCAAACGTGTACATGAGGGACATGTCGGCTGAGTCGTAGAAGGACACCTCTCCTTTGTCGTAATCCAGACACACTTTCACCCTGCTGGGCTTGCTCTTCAGGGTGAGCCGGGTCCATGGCATGGTGCAGGCACTGTACTGACCTCCGTCCCTCAGGGCCAGGGCCCAGAACGCCTGGGCCGGGTTCACATTCAGGATGCCCTTCCTGTACACGCTCTCGTTCAGGACCCCCAGGTCCCAGCGGGTCTTGGACCCCACGTTCACCTCCCAGCAGTGGCGGCCGGACGAGAAAGGCTCGGcccccaagacacacacacaccggtcaaATCGCTCCGGGTTGTCGGGGAGGGAAGGCACGTCACAGTGACAAGCGCTGGTGAGGTcatcagacagagagacccagGGGGCAGCTGTGTTGGGGTCAAGGGTCACTGGGACTGGAGGAtattgagacagacagaaagaggaacaCATATCTCAACAGAAGTGAGTAAACAAAGTCACTTTAATCTTGTGTTGcactatatatgtatttttctgGTACTCATACTAACAATACTGGACTTCCTGCTGCATTTTCTCCCAGACTGAGAACTTCAGGTTGCTCAGGTGTTTGGCCACGTCTACCAGAGACCCTAAGACAGGCTCCGGGTCAGGCTGAGGGTATTTGGACCTGAAGATGTAGAGCATGAATTAAACATTCCTAATGATAAACACCTACAGTAGCCACAAACACAATTATATGACTGGTTTGTCATACCTTTCTTTGGTGGTCTTGTAAGCCTTGGgaaataacaaa harbors:
- the wu:fj16a03 gene encoding uncharacterized protein wu:fj16a03 isoform X2, coding for MKAYLVLVLLLPLLCTAQQFTIECYGEDFLMVRNQVLQCSSKVEQACYTRETGEKGCARLEFCDRPGWSCCFKNRCNA
- the wu:fj16a03 gene encoding uncharacterized protein wu:fj16a03 isoform X1; this encodes MKAYLVLVLLLPLLCTAGRSMTPEICSPSCAAAQQFTIECYGEDFLMVRNQVLQCSSKVEQACYTRETGEKGCARLEFCDRPGWSCCFKNRCNA